The Perca fluviatilis unplaced genomic scaffold, GENO_Pfluv_1.0 PFLUV_unplaced_scaf_56, whole genome shotgun sequence genomic interval ATTagtcttttatattttataaaaatacaagaaaacacacacacacacacacagatagaaagacacacacacacacacacacagatagaaagacacacacacacacacacacagatagagaaacacacacacacacacacacacacacagatagaaagacacacacacacacacacacagatagaaagacacacagacagagagacagacacacacacacacacacagatagaaagacacacagacagagagacagacagacacacacacacacacacagagacacacacggcTTGTTCCATCTCTCCGTTACGACTCTTtgtcttttatattttataaaaatcaGCAGATACATCAAACTAAAGACTTCAGGGTTAAGACACTTTGACTGTCCCTTAAGACcataactctgtgtgtgtgtgtgtctctgtcatgtattgatgatatgatgaaatatattttttgttaatgATATTAATTTCTGTCTGTGATGTattgatattgtgtgtgtgtgtctgtgtctgtgttttattattgatgatgtgattgtgtgtgtgtctctgtgtctgtgtgtgtgtgtgtgtgtgtgtgtgtgtgttgtgtgtgtgtgtgtgtgtgtgtgtctctgtgtctgtgtgtgtgtgtgtgtgtgtgtgtttatgtttgtgtctgtgtgtgtgtgtgtgtgtgttgtgtgtgtgtgtgtgtgttctctgtgtctgtgttgtgtgtgtgtgtgtgtgtgtgtgtttgtgttgtgtttgtgtgtgtgtgtctgtgtgtgttgtgtgtgtgtgtgtgtgtgtgtgtctgtgtgtgtgtgtgtgtgtgtgtgtgtgtgtgtcttgtgtctgttttattttgtgtgtgtgtgtgtgtgtgtgtgtgtgtgtgtgtgtgttttgtgtgtgttgtgtgtgtctctgtgtgtgtgtttgtgtgtgtgtgtgtgtgtgtgtgtgtgtgtgtgtgtgtgtgtgtgtgtgtgtgtgtgttgtgtctgtgtgtgtgtgtgtctgtgtgtgtgttgtgtgtgtgtctgtgtgtgtgtgtgtctgtgtgtgtgtgtgtgtgtgtgtgtgtgtgtgtgtgtgtgtgtgtgtgtgtgtgtgtgtgtctctgtatttgtgtgtgtgtgtgtgtgtgtgtgtatctgtgtgtgtgtgtgtgtgtctgtgtgtgtctgtgtgtgtgtgtgtctgtgtgtgtgtgtgtgtgtgtgtgtgtgtgtgtgtgtgtgtgtgtgtgtgtgtgtgtctgtgtgtgtgtgtgtgtgtgtgtgtgtgtgtgtgtgtgtgtgtgtgttgtgtgtgtgtgtgtgtctgtgtgtgtgtgtctgtgtgtgttttgtgtgtgtgtgttgtgtctctgtgtgtgtgtgtgtgtgtgtgtgtgtgttgtttgtgtgtgtgtgtgtgtgtatgtgttgtgtgtgtgtgtgtgtgtgtgtgtgtgtgtgtgtgtgtgtgtctgtgtgtgtgtgtgtgtgtgtgttgtgtgtgtatgtgtgtgtgtgtgtgttgtgtgtgtgtgtgtgtgtgtgtgtgtgtgtgtctgtgtgtgtgtgtgtgtgtgtgtgtgtgtgtgtgtgtgtgtgtgtgtgtctgtgtgtgtgtgtgtgtgtgtgtttgttttctgtatgtgtgtgtgtgtgtcttgtgtgtgtgtgtgtgtgtgtgtgtgtgtgtgtgtgtgtgtgtgtgtctgtgtgtgtgtgtgtgtgtgtgtgtgtgtgtgtgtgtgtgtgtgtgtgtgtgtgtgtgtgttgtgtacctGGAGACGTTGGCGTTGTCCCTGACCCTGCTGTAGCAGAGCATGTTGGGGGTCCTCTGGGAGACCAGGACTCTGATCTGGTCCACAGAGCTGCTGAGCTTCAGGTAGCCCAGGTAGAGTCCTGGGGCCAACGGTGGAGTACTACGGCTAGTGCATAAAGATGTCCCTGAGACAGACAGCAGGCAACAACGATAggcagaagacagacagacgaacAGATagaacagagacacagacagaaagaagaggacagacaaacagacagataaGGTGACACAGAGGGCACAGATATAAGGATGTCTTGCTTTTCTGTATGGTGATGATGATGcgggctgtgtgtgttgtgtgtgtgtggtgtgtgtgtgtgtgtgtgtgtgtggtatgtgtgtgtgtgtgtgtgtgtgtgtgtgtgtgtgggtatatttttttttgtgttgtgtgtttggtggtgttgttgtgttgttgtttgtgttatatggtgtttttgtgttgttggtgtgtgtgtgtgtgtgtggtgtgtgtgtgtgtgttgtgtgtgtgtgttcttgtgtgtctgtggtgtgtgtgtgtgttgtgtctttggTTGTGTGATatatgtctgttgtgtgtgtctctgttgtttgtgtgtgtgtgtgttgtgctggtgttctctgtcttgtgtgtgtgtgttgtgtgtgtgtctgttgtgtgtgtgtgtgtgtgtgtgtgtttgtgtgtctgtgtgtgtttgtgtgtgtgtgtgtgtgtgtgtgttattgtgtgttgtgtgtgtgtgtgttgtgtgtgtatatgtgttgtgtgtgtgtgtgtgtgttgtgtgtgtgtgtgtgtgtatgtgtgtgtatgtgtgtgtgtgtgtgtggtgttgtgatgtgtgtgtgtgtgtgtgtgtgtgttgtgtgtgtgtggtgtgtgtgtgtggtgtgtgtgtgtgtgagtgtgtgtgtgtgtctgtgtgtgtgtgtgtgtgtgtgtgtgtgtgtgtgtgtgtatcctactgtgtgtgtgtgtgttgtgtctgtgtgtgtgtgtgtgtgtgtgttgtttgtgttgtgtgtgtgtgtctgtgtgtgtgtctgtgtgtgtgtcttgtctgtgtgtgtcttgtgtgtgtgtgtgtgtgtgtgtgtgtgtgtgtgtgtctctgtctgtgtgtgtgtgtgtgtgtgtgtgtgtgtacctgtatgGTGATGATGAGGATGTCCAGTGCGTACGGTTCCTCTGGCGTGGACAGAGACTTCCTCTGACTCTGCAGCTTGGTCACCAGCATCCACTTGCCGCTGAACAGCGAGTGCTGGCTGTCCAGGTCGCGGATGGTCACCAGCAGCAGGTTGCCGTGGCGATCCTTGATGGGCTCGTAGTGGACCCGGCCCAGGTTGTGGGTCCCCAGGAGGTTCTGCAGGAAACAGGGGTTCATGTTCAGCTATCTGTGCTGAAACAATCGGATCATATCTGTTGAATATTAACCAAAAGTTACTGTTGAAACGTTTAGGAATAAACTATCTGGACGCAGaataacttaaaggtcccacgaCATGAaaatgtctatataaaagagacttcagatacagtattaggggaccactaaggtctatataaaagagacttcagatacagtattaggggaccactaaggcctatataaaagcatccaaagagcaccatgtcatgggacctttaataaaggAGCAACTAACTATTATCTTCAGGGTggattaatgtgtggattatttcctggatgaatggattagttgtttggtctctaaaaatgtcacaaaatctTTCAAATGttgaaaagcacacacacacacacacacacacacacacacacacacatacacacacagacagacagacagaaaatggtgaaaaatgtggatcagtgtttcccaaaaagtcccaacatgacgtcctcaaatgtctcgttctgtccccaactcaaagatattcagcttcctgtcccagaggagagacaCTGGAACATGTAAcgagctgacatcacacaagtttagCTGGTTTTTACAtcaaaaaatgactcaaagtgATGAATAGATTattacataacataacattgcatgtcattttagctgacgctttcatccaaagcgacttacaattaagtgctttcaactgtgaaggttcagaCTCCAGACAACAGGTAggaagtgcaagtacattagcttgaTCACAATAGTGGGTGATTAACTCAATATTTGACACTAATGGATTAATCTTAGCAGCTCTGAGATAGAGTGACATAAATCATCTCCTGtgaaatttgagagtgtgcgactgaattttataaccagtcgcacatgtgcgaccagtaaattcgcccccctttttttttttttttacacgttaaacgttgaaatttcggtacctgagagcgcgtaagcgcaagcttatctgtcctctctgaaaattgacagagagcagagctctgacacacacacacacacacaagtctgtattactatctttgtggggacatgtcattgacataatgcattccctagccccttaccctaaccttaaccatcacaactaaatgcctaaccttaacccttaccctaaccttaaccatcacaactaaatgcctaaccttaacccttaccctcacctttaaccatcaccactaaatgctttaacccttaccctaaccttaaccatcacaactaaatgcctaacccttacctaaccttaaccattacaactaaatgcctaaccttaacccttaccctaatctaaccatcacaactaaatgcctaaccttaacccttaccctaaccttaaccatcacaactaaatgcctaaccttaacccttaccctcaccctaaccataacctaattctaaccattatcctaaaaccaagtcttaaccctcaagcagccctttaaactcgtggggtccagcattttggtccccacgaggctgtgcagaccccacaagtataatGTAGTccctggtttttggaccccacgaatatagtaaaacagggacagacacacacacacacacacacacacacacagagctgcaaaCGATGCAAACTACGTGGGCTCTGCAGTGTAGTTGAAGTCACGGTGAGTCGCGGCGATGCTGATGAAGTGGTTTCTAGTGTGGtgacagtttttcataacttgaCGCAGACAGCGCGTGCTGCGATacgatattaatggcgagccgaaagcggtcgcggtgccgttgacgttacacttcctcggagACGAGCAGCCGGGCACAACGGTGGTGtctgtgccctggggactgactgacaggctgaggctgtaaggcaaggcaacttgaTTTCTACAGCaactttcagcaacaaggcaactcagattgctttacatgaaacataaaagagcagttaaaaaatgtcatgatgaaaataaaacaggctaaaaaataatatacaaatacaataataaacaatatatatatatatatatatatatatatatatatatatatatatatatatacagtacaggccaaaagtttggacacaccttctcattcagtgtgtttttccttttttattttcatgactatttacattgtagattctcactgaaggcatcaaaactatgaatgaacacatatggaattatgtacttaacaaaaagtgtgaaataactgaaaacatgtcttatattttagattcttcaaagtagccaccctttgctttttttgataactctgcaaacccttggtgttctctcaatgagcttcatgaggtagtcacctgaaatggttttaccttcacaggtgtgctttgtcagggttcattagtggaagtttttcccttattaataaaaaagcaatatatatatatatatatatatatatatatatatatatatatatatatatatatatatatatatatatattgtttcctgtcatgacagcgatggggctgtcagtttaccttctatgttgcatcttcaaaagtgagactgaatttgaaacagtaaacattgtaatttctgcatctacgatcaaagtatttattggtaatacagtggaaattagtagaaatgtgaatatttggtaaGCATGTTGATTTAGGGTGTGGGCCCCtacattttc includes:
- the LOC120555263 gene encoding ankyrin repeat and fibronectin type-III domain-containing protein 1-like; this translates as MQDFLWFTKLSCMWEDVRWLRQSMSVSMSSSSTLQARHKMLTAASTMQNLLGTHNLGRVHYEPIKDRHGNLLLVTIRDLDSQHSLFSGKWMLVTKLQSQRKSLSTPEEPYALDILIITIQP